One Thalassophryne amazonica chromosome 10, fThaAma1.1, whole genome shotgun sequence genomic region harbors:
- the pde4ba gene encoding cAMP-specific 3',5'-cyclic phosphodiesterase 4B isoform X4, with protein MHTYTHTYSNMGACCFDKKERKLGKLNGWRKFKRMLNRELTHLSEMSRSGNQVSEFISNTFLDKQNEVEIPSPTSKTREKKKQQKQQLMTQISGVKKVSHGPSLSSSSISRFGVKTDKEELLSKELEDLNKWGLNIFTVSEYSNNRPLTCIMYAIFQERDLLKTFKIPVDTFVAYMMTLEDHYHSDVAYHNSLHAADVAQSTHILLSTPALDAVFTDLEILAAIFAAAIHDVDHPGVSNQFLINTNSELALMYNDESVLENHHLAVGFKLLQEDNCDIFQNLTKKQRQSLRKMVIDMVLATDMSKHMSLLADLKTMVETKKVTSSGVLLLDNYTDRIQVLRNMVHCADLSNPTKSLELYRQWTDRIMEEFFHQGDRERERGMEISPMCDKHTASVEKSQVGFIDYIVHPLWETWADLVHPDAQDILDTLEDNRNWYQSMIPQSPSPPFYDQVTHGHNGGNGGQGGGDKFQFELTLEEEDLDGFEKDGEGEDLEEEEDSLGGSRSPPLDYLDGQRQEEECMVMPTSAIEIVTHEASPTDT; from the exons TTCAAGAGAATGCTGAACCGGGAGTTGACGCACCTTTCCGAGATGAGTCGGTCTGGgaatcaggtttcagaattcatctccAACACTTTCCTAG ACAAACAGAATGAGGTGGAGATCCCGTCGCCGACATCCAAGACGCGggagaagaagaagcagcagaaACAGCAGCTGATGACACAGATCAGCGGTGTCAAGAAGGTTTCCCACGGGCCTTCGCTCTCCAGCAGCAGCATTTCTCGCTTCGGCGTCAAGACCGACAAGGAGGAGCTGCTGTCCAAAGAGCTGGAAGACCTCAACAAGTGGGGTCTGAACATCTTCACCGTGTCAGAGTACTCAAACAACCGACCTCTCACCTGCATCATGTACGCCATCTTCCAG gAGCGAGACCTGCTGAAAACATTTAAGATCCCGGTGGATACATTCGTGGCCTACATGATGACCTTGGAGGATCACTACCATTCAGACGTGGCCTACCATAACAGCCTGCACGCAGCAGATGTAGCCCAATCCACGCACATCCTCCTCTCCACACCGGCTCTTGAT GCTGTTTTCACAGATCTGGAGATCCTAGCAGCCATCTTTGCTGCAGCTATCCATGATGTTGACCATCCTGGAGTCTCCAACCAGTTCTTGATCAATACCA ACTCCGAGCTGGCGCTCATGTATAATGATGAGTCTGTGCTGGAGAACCATCACTTGGCCGTGGGATTCAAACTGCTGCAAGAAGATAACTGTGATATCTTCCAGAATCTCACCAAGAAGCAGCGCCAGTCACTACGCAAGATGGTCATCGACATG GTTTTGGCCACTGATATGTCCAAACACATGAGTCTACTGGCTGATCTGAAGACCATGGTGGAGACCAAGAAGGTGACGAGCTCCGGAGTGCTGCTGCTGGACAATTACACTGACAGGATACAG GTTCTGCGAAACATGGTTCACTGTGCTGACCTGAGCAACCCCACCAAGTCCCTGGAGCTCTATCGTCAGTGGACCGACCGGATCATGGAGGAGTTCTTCCACCAAGGGGATAGAGAGCGGGAGAGGGGGATGGAGATCAGCCCCATGTGTGACAAACACACAGCCTCTGTGGAGAAGAGCCAG GTGGGTTTCATCGACTACATTGTGCACCCTCTGTGGGAGACTTGGGCCGATCTGGTCCACCCTGATGCCCAGGACATTCTGGACACACTGGAGGACAACAGGAACTGGTACCAAAGCATGATCCCTCAGAGCCCCTCCCCGCCTTTCTACGACCAGGTTACGCATGGACACAATGGAGGTAACGGAGGGCAGGGAGGTGGGGATAAATTTCAGTTTGAGCTGACCTTGGAGGAGGAGGATTTGGACGGATTTGAAAAGGACGGTGAAGGGGAGGATTTGGAAGAGGAAGAGGACAGTTTGGGAGGTTCTCGTTCTCCTCCCTTGGACTATTTGGATGGTCAGCGACAGGAGGAGGAATGCATGGTGATGCCCACGTCAGCAATAGAGATCGTGACGCACGAGGCGTCGCCCACGGACACATAG
- the pde4ba gene encoding cAMP-specific 3',5'-cyclic phosphodiesterase 4B isoform X5 has translation MPEANYLLSVSWGYIKFKRMLNRELTHLSEMSRSGNQVSEFISNTFLDKQNEVEIPSPTSKTREKKKQQKQQLMTQISGVKKVSHGPSLSSSSISRFGVKTDKEELLSKELEDLNKWGLNIFTVSEYSNNRPLTCIMYAIFQERDLLKTFKIPVDTFVAYMMTLEDHYHSDVAYHNSLHAADVAQSTHILLSTPALDAVFTDLEILAAIFAAAIHDVDHPGVSNQFLINTNSELALMYNDESVLENHHLAVGFKLLQEDNCDIFQNLTKKQRQSLRKMVIDMVLATDMSKHMSLLADLKTMVETKKVTSSGVLLLDNYTDRIQVLRNMVHCADLSNPTKSLELYRQWTDRIMEEFFHQGDRERERGMEISPMCDKHTASVEKSQVGFIDYIVHPLWETWADLVHPDAQDILDTLEDNRNWYQSMIPQSPSPPFYDQVTHGHNGGNGGQGGGDKFQFELTLEEEDLDGFEKDGEGEDLEEEEDSLGGSRSPPLDYLDGQRQEEECMVMPTSAIEIVTHEASPTDT, from the exons ATGCCTGAAGCCAATTACCTGCTGTCCGTGTCTTGGGGATACATTAAG TTCAAGAGAATGCTGAACCGGGAGTTGACGCACCTTTCCGAGATGAGTCGGTCTGGgaatcaggtttcagaattcatctccAACACTTTCCTAG ACAAACAGAATGAGGTGGAGATCCCGTCGCCGACATCCAAGACGCGggagaagaagaagcagcagaaACAGCAGCTGATGACACAGATCAGCGGTGTCAAGAAGGTTTCCCACGGGCCTTCGCTCTCCAGCAGCAGCATTTCTCGCTTCGGCGTCAAGACCGACAAGGAGGAGCTGCTGTCCAAAGAGCTGGAAGACCTCAACAAGTGGGGTCTGAACATCTTCACCGTGTCAGAGTACTCAAACAACCGACCTCTCACCTGCATCATGTACGCCATCTTCCAG gAGCGAGACCTGCTGAAAACATTTAAGATCCCGGTGGATACATTCGTGGCCTACATGATGACCTTGGAGGATCACTACCATTCAGACGTGGCCTACCATAACAGCCTGCACGCAGCAGATGTAGCCCAATCCACGCACATCCTCCTCTCCACACCGGCTCTTGAT GCTGTTTTCACAGATCTGGAGATCCTAGCAGCCATCTTTGCTGCAGCTATCCATGATGTTGACCATCCTGGAGTCTCCAACCAGTTCTTGATCAATACCA ACTCCGAGCTGGCGCTCATGTATAATGATGAGTCTGTGCTGGAGAACCATCACTTGGCCGTGGGATTCAAACTGCTGCAAGAAGATAACTGTGATATCTTCCAGAATCTCACCAAGAAGCAGCGCCAGTCACTACGCAAGATGGTCATCGACATG GTTTTGGCCACTGATATGTCCAAACACATGAGTCTACTGGCTGATCTGAAGACCATGGTGGAGACCAAGAAGGTGACGAGCTCCGGAGTGCTGCTGCTGGACAATTACACTGACAGGATACAG GTTCTGCGAAACATGGTTCACTGTGCTGACCTGAGCAACCCCACCAAGTCCCTGGAGCTCTATCGTCAGTGGACCGACCGGATCATGGAGGAGTTCTTCCACCAAGGGGATAGAGAGCGGGAGAGGGGGATGGAGATCAGCCCCATGTGTGACAAACACACAGCCTCTGTGGAGAAGAGCCAG GTGGGTTTCATCGACTACATTGTGCACCCTCTGTGGGAGACTTGGGCCGATCTGGTCCACCCTGATGCCCAGGACATTCTGGACACACTGGAGGACAACAGGAACTGGTACCAAAGCATGATCCCTCAGAGCCCCTCCCCGCCTTTCTACGACCAGGTTACGCATGGACACAATGGAGGTAACGGAGGGCAGGGAGGTGGGGATAAATTTCAGTTTGAGCTGACCTTGGAGGAGGAGGATTTGGACGGATTTGAAAAGGACGGTGAAGGGGAGGATTTGGAAGAGGAAGAGGACAGTTTGGGAGGTTCTCGTTCTCCTCCCTTGGACTATTTGGATGGTCAGCGACAGGAGGAGGAATGCATGGTGATGCCCACGTCAGCAATAGAGATCGTGACGCACGAGGCGTCGCCCACGGACACATAG